The Candidatus Neomarinimicrobiota bacterium region TTTTACAAGATAGACTCCGGACGGCAAATGACCGAGATTAAATGTCCGGGTATATGTTCCCTTCCGGACTGCCGGCAGATAAAATTCACCCACGGGTTTTCCGGTTATTGAAAAAAACTGAATTGAAAGGGGGCCAGAATCCGGCAGTGTCAGATTTATTGTGATTTCAGCATTGAATGGGTTGGGATAAAGATCCACCAGATGGAAAGTTTCCTCTTTTTCTGAATTTGACTTAAGGGATACGGGCAGCGTTGTATCGGGAGTGAAAAGTTTCTGATCGGTATAGAGCCGGTATTCGCCGGGCTGAAGCATCAGGGTTATACCTGTATCATCTACAGACAATGTATCCCCGGAAAAAAACTCATACCAGGTCCCGGTATGGTGAAATTCCGGCCAGCTTTGATGTTCAGTCATTCCGAAATTACCTATGATCACCGCATTCATATCGGGTGAAGAGAGTTTCAGACGGCGGTCCGGAATATTATCCGGTGTATAAATCGACACAGTGGTTTCCGAATTCCGGAACAACGGGTAATCCTTCCGGAGTTTTAAAAGGTTTTTATAAAGATTAAAGAGCCGTACCCGGTTTTTGTTTTTCAAATAGTGCCAGAGCACCGGTTTAGCTTCGGTGCGTCCTTCCTCTTCCGGCAGTTCCCTGTCGTAGCCCAGTTCACCGAACTGCCAAATCATTTTCGGTCCGGGTATGGTGAGAAAAAAAGCAGTGGATAGTTCCATGCGTTTCAGAGCCGTTACTGTATCTTTAATGCAGTAAGTTTCCGTGCAGTTTCCGTATTGAAGGTTTTTGTACATAATCCACGGTTCATCGTGGCTTTCCATAAAAGTCACCAGATTCATAGCCCACCAGCCCCGGTTTCTGAAATACCCATAACTGAAATCCGAATTAGTCAGCCAGCCCATAGCTCCCTGGCTATAGGGACCGTTCATATTTCCCCAGAGCATAAACCCGTTATGGGCCAGGACTGTTTCTTCATCGTTATCGGCAAAGTGTTCAAGAATCAAAATGGCATCCGATTTAACAGATCGTATATGGGCTGCATACTCACCCAGAATGTCAATACGGCTTTGATCATACCGGCTCCACATGTCCATATCATCCCCTGAATAGGTCTGGGTGAATCCTTTGGACAGGTCAAAGCGGTATCCGTCCACATGATATTCCTCAATCCAGTGTGTCGTAATCTCCTTCATCAACGCTTTGGTGTAAGGACTCTCATGATTGAAATCGTATCCCACGCTCATAGGATGGGGGGCAATCACATTGAACCAGGGATTATCAGCCAGCGGGGCTCCGAAATCCCCCTCGTTGTAAAGGCGGACAAAGGGGCAGTCGCCATAGGCATGGTTGAGGGCAATATCCAGAATGACAGCGATTCCCGCTCCGTGGCAGGAGTCGATAAAAGCCTTCAGATCATTTTCTGTTCCGTAAAC contains the following coding sequences:
- a CDS encoding T9SS type A sorting domain-containing protein gives rise to the protein VYGTENDLKAFIDSCHGAGIAVILDIALNHAYGDCPFVRLYNEGDFGAPLADNPWFNVIAPHPMSVGYDFNHESPYTKALMKEITTHWIEEYHVDGYRFDLSKGFTQTYSGDDMDMWSRYDQSRIDILGEYAAHIRSVKSDAILILEHFADNDEETVLAHNGFMLWGNMNGPYSQGAMGWLTNSDFSYGYFRNRGWWAMNLVTFMESHDEPWIMYKNLQYGNCTETYCIKDTVTALKRMELSTAFFLTIPGPKMIWQFGELGYDRELPEEEGRTEAKPVLWHYLKNKNRVRLFNLYKNLLKLRKDYPLFRNSETTVSIYTPDNIPDRRLKLSSPDMNAVIIGNFGMTEHQSWPEFHHTGTWYEFFSGDTLSVDDTGITLMLQPGEYRLYTDQKLFTPDTTLPVSLKSNSEKEETFHLVDLYPNPFNAEITINLTLPDSGPLSIQFFSITGKPVGEFYLPAVRKGTYTRTFNLGHLPSGVYLVKMTQNQHNATRKLVLLK